A genomic stretch from Candidatus Nitrososphaera gargensis Ga9.2 includes:
- a CDS encoding PKD domain-containing protein, translated as MPKSIKLAIIFGTVGIAIGIGATFLIMNNQTEGQVFQQVVEFGDDNPWTDPSFLKSYNENIRTGAHYKTRLAVGEEGFFMSGAKGGKEPYTYEWKFSDGVTLNAANVTRSFDSAGRYYFDLIITDADGKQGKSTAMYVDVLGQLPEEEATNSTLT; from the coding sequence ATGCCAAAGAGCATAAAACTGGCAATAATATTTGGCACCGTTGGAATAGCAATCGGCATAGGAGCCACCTTCCTCATAATGAACAATCAAACAGAAGGTCAGGTATTCCAACAGGTAGTAGAGTTTGGCGATGATAATCCTTGGACCGATCCATCATTTCTGAAAAGCTATAACGAAAACATTAGGACAGGTGCGCATTACAAGACGAGGCTGGCGGTTGGAGAAGAAGGATTCTTTATGTCGGGTGCAAAGGGTGGAAAGGAGCCGTATACGTATGAATGGAAATTCAGCGACGGAGTCACCCTAAATGCTGCAAATGTTACACGCAGCTTTGACTCAGCCGGCAGATACTACTTTGATCTTATCATTACTGATGCCGACGGAAAGCAAGGCAAGAGCACAGCCATGTATGTCGATGTTTTGGGACAACTGCCAGAAGAAGAGGCAACCAATTCCACCCTGACATAA
- a CDS encoding DUF309 domain-containing protein yields the protein MVHLQNRSSYTPKDAAALLYSAKELVEPEVTIRDVRVSKKYIEFDTSLPDHMNVDYLIGRLVAISPLATYEHIVERHMSKDEAIERAVNLFNDEKYWGAHEALESVWKSADGTEKSILNGIILVAAAFVHDEKNEPDICLSILQRARKKLEGTGGMYHGIDIDRIADRVSEIINSGRIERFTI from the coding sequence ATGGTGCATCTCCAGAATAGATCGTCGTATACCCCAAAGGACGCCGCTGCCCTTCTGTACAGTGCAAAGGAGCTTGTCGAGCCCGAAGTAACCATCCGTGATGTCAGAGTGTCCAAAAAATACATTGAGTTTGATACCAGTCTTCCTGACCATATGAATGTGGACTACTTGATAGGCAGGCTTGTGGCAATATCTCCATTGGCAACCTACGAGCACATCGTAGAGCGCCACATGAGCAAGGACGAAGCAATAGAACGCGCGGTAAACCTGTTCAATGATGAGAAATACTGGGGAGCCCATGAGGCCCTTGAGTCTGTATGGAAGAGCGCGGATGGAACCGAAAAAAGCATCCTGAATGGCATCATACTTGTAGCCGCTGCATTTGTGCATGACGAAAAAAACGAGCCGGACATTTGCTTGTCCATTTTGCAGAGGGCTAGAAAAAAGCTGGAAGGAACAGGCGGAATGTATCACGGGATAGACATTGACAGGATTGCAGATAGGGTCTCGGAAATAATCAATTCAGGCAGGATAGAGCGCTTTACAATTTGA
- a CDS encoding DUF7557 family protein — protein sequence MKTLNIDDQTYRRLASIMNDMMHTKKHDINYDDVINELIDVYQDSLRFSGENAGG from the coding sequence ATGAAGACACTGAACATCGACGACCAGACGTACAGGCGGCTGGCCTCTATAATGAACGACATGATGCACACGAAAAAGCATGACATCAATTACGACGATGTAATAAATGAATTGATAGACGTGTACCAGGATAGCCTCAGGTTCAGCGGCGAAAACGCCGGAGGCTAA
- a CDS encoding multicopper oxidase domain-containing protein, whose protein sequence is MNKAIVAGLAAGVLVVGLIFSPLFTGFPLSTAQAQGTGNTKHFTLIADEMELQVAPSNPLHPGGIMYKAMVFNGTIPGPVISVHQGDTVEITLRNEGNVIHSLDFHAGIGPSKALSGNVAAGESKTWTFDAVNAGAFLYHCGADGLNGVWEHIANGMYGGVVIHPHNEKPAKEFYVSFGEIYNSADKGPFVGTNGTVGSFDLVKLWNDSPDLILTNGMAHKYVPEIGAASKIPLNPDAEVFMVKPGELTRWYIVNPGPNDYVAFHFIAGQMDVRDGSIKNRYGTQLKNDETWTIPPGSATVIEAVFPEEGVYVGVDHNMSHVLKGGAFAVVADDASTDNDHPEGTYVMSMEETMMEH, encoded by the coding sequence ATGAACAAGGCAATCGTTGCAGGCTTGGCTGCCGGTGTTCTGGTAGTAGGACTTATTTTCAGTCCTCTGTTCACGGGATTCCCGCTATCAACAGCACAGGCGCAAGGTACTGGCAATACAAAGCACTTCACCTTGATTGCAGACGAGATGGAGCTTCAAGTAGCTCCAAGCAACCCGTTGCATCCAGGCGGAATCATGTACAAGGCAATGGTCTTTAACGGCACAATCCCTGGACCCGTAATTTCAGTGCACCAAGGCGACACGGTAGAAATCACTCTGAGGAATGAAGGCAACGTTATACACAGCCTCGACTTCCACGCAGGCATTGGTCCAAGCAAAGCTCTATCTGGCAACGTAGCAGCTGGCGAGAGCAAAACATGGACCTTTGATGCAGTTAATGCCGGTGCATTTCTCTACCACTGTGGCGCCGACGGCCTCAATGGCGTATGGGAGCACATTGCAAACGGCATGTACGGTGGCGTTGTAATCCACCCGCACAATGAAAAGCCAGCAAAGGAATTCTATGTATCATTTGGTGAAATCTACAACAGTGCTGACAAGGGCCCATTCGTTGGTACCAATGGTACAGTTGGCTCATTCGACCTGGTAAAGCTCTGGAATGATAGCCCTGACCTGATCCTGACCAACGGCATGGCTCACAAGTACGTGCCAGAAATTGGCGCAGCTTCAAAAATACCACTGAACCCTGATGCAGAGGTGTTCATGGTCAAGCCAGGCGAGCTGACAAGATGGTACATTGTCAACCCGGGTCCAAACGACTATGTTGCATTCCACTTTATTGCAGGCCAGATGGATGTAAGAGATGGCTCGATAAAGAACAGATATGGAACACAGCTGAAGAACGACGAGACATGGACTATCCCACCGGGCTCGGCAACCGTCATTGAAGCAGTCTTCCCAGAAGAAGGCGTCTACGTTGGTGTCGACCATAACATGAGCCATGTTCTCAAGGGCGGAGCATTTGCAGTAGTTGCAGACGATGCATCAACTGACAATGACCACCCAGAAGGAACGTATGTCATGTCGATGGAAGAAACAATGATGGAGCATTAA
- a CDS encoding multicopper oxidase domain-containing protein, which yields MFNPKLLLISAIAVALVGSMLAFSSLYASTSDNGEKIVNGHGIGYYQTTGDVIDPTGSDGSASTGIDPMEYLRDFNYGRVSTTENGTVVREFTLVADDRQIAEISPGVYYNIWTFNGTVPGPTLRATEGDLIRINFINNGTKPHTIHTHGIHRAEMDGVFEIINPGGRFVYEFYAEQFGVYPYHCHVMPLEEHISHGLYGAYIVDPKTPRPEADEMIMIMNGYDTDFDTENNFYTVNGVPYYYMHHPIEIEKDRLVRVYLVNMLEFDQINNFHLHGNLYNLYRSGTSLTPDELTDMVTMSQGERAILEFSYKYPGQYMFHAHKTEFAEKGWTGMFLVKE from the coding sequence TTGTTCAACCCAAAACTATTGCTAATATCCGCCATAGCAGTTGCCCTCGTAGGCAGCATGCTGGCCTTTTCTTCGCTCTACGCAAGCACGTCAGATAATGGGGAAAAGATCGTAAACGGCCATGGGATCGGCTATTACCAGACGACTGGTGATGTGATTGATCCTACGGGATCGGATGGTTCTGCAAGCACGGGAATTGACCCGATGGAATACCTACGCGATTTTAACTACGGGCGGGTATCGACAACCGAAAATGGAACGGTTGTGCGCGAGTTTACGCTTGTTGCAGACGACAGACAGATAGCCGAAATATCGCCGGGAGTTTACTACAACATATGGACTTTTAACGGCACTGTGCCCGGGCCCACCCTGAGAGCCACAGAAGGCGACCTGATCAGAATCAACTTTATCAACAACGGCACCAAGCCCCATACGATACATACTCACGGCATACATAGGGCGGAGATGGACGGCGTCTTTGAAATTATAAACCCTGGCGGGAGATTTGTCTATGAATTCTACGCCGAGCAGTTCGGGGTGTATCCGTACCACTGCCACGTGATGCCTCTTGAAGAGCACATTTCGCACGGATTGTACGGTGCATATATTGTAGACCCCAAGACGCCAAGGCCAGAGGCCGATGAAATGATAATGATCATGAATGGCTACGACACTGACTTTGACACTGAAAATAACTTTTACACTGTAAACGGCGTTCCCTACTACTACATGCACCACCCAATAGAGATTGAGAAGGACAGGCTCGTCAGGGTATACCTTGTCAACATGCTCGAGTTTGACCAGATAAACAACTTCCACCTCCATGGAAACCTCTATAACCTGTACCGCAGCGGAACCAGCCTGACGCCTGATGAATTGACCGACATGGTGACGATGAGCCAAGGCGAGCGCGCAATACTAGAGTTCAGCTACAAGTACCCCGGCCAATACATGTTCCACGCGCACAAGACCGAGTTTGCAGAGAAGGGCTGGACCGGCATGTTCCTTGTCAAGGAGTGA
- a CDS encoding ZIP family metal transporter, producing MQRRAGPACSLSRSEIGSLEPTKERRQQQLSAKLVASAIIPLVVLGAMVTFLLWPGNGLLNFGIPLPDVAIERIEFLDGRIATHIRNTGPQAIEIAQADVNDRIMPAAIEPSKSLERFAEAKVVIPFNWIEGQPYEIGITTSDGTRFAKAVAAAAPTPQPDAGRISLFALLGTYVGVIPVLIGLLWYPFIKRLSMPKYSFFLSLTAGLLLFLGIDALVEANEISVENVAGVFRGQLLIATVAIVSFLALMYVSDRLVVVGNAKGRIVQGSFAIALMVAIGIGLHNLGEGLAIGGAMLVGEVALSTFLIVGFTLHNTTEGLAIVAPMAKEKPRISYLVALGIIAGAPAILGTWIGGFVASPVASIVFLAIGAGAVFQVVVAIGRFVSRSSGGKLLTGPTAAGFAVGILVMYLTALLI from the coding sequence TTGCAGAGAAGGGCTGGACCGGCATGTTCCTTGTCAAGGAGTGAAATTGGTAGCTTGGAGCCCACAAAAGAACGGCGGCAGCAACAGTTGTCGGCAAAACTGGTCGCAAGCGCAATAATCCCGCTAGTAGTGCTGGGCGCGATGGTCACATTTCTGCTATGGCCCGGCAATGGGCTGCTCAACTTTGGAATCCCACTGCCCGATGTCGCAATTGAAAGGATTGAGTTTCTGGACGGCAGGATAGCCACGCACATCAGAAACACCGGCCCGCAGGCCATAGAGATAGCTCAGGCTGATGTCAACGACAGGATAATGCCCGCCGCAATCGAGCCTTCGAAGTCGCTGGAGAGGTTTGCAGAGGCCAAGGTGGTCATCCCATTCAACTGGATAGAGGGTCAGCCCTACGAAATAGGGATAACGACATCGGATGGTACTAGATTTGCAAAGGCGGTGGCGGCAGCAGCTCCTACGCCGCAGCCTGATGCAGGGCGGATCTCGCTCTTTGCGCTCCTAGGAACATACGTCGGAGTGATCCCTGTGCTGATAGGACTGCTCTGGTACCCATTCATCAAGAGACTCTCCATGCCAAAATACAGCTTTTTCCTCAGCCTCACAGCCGGGCTCTTGCTGTTCCTTGGAATTGACGCGCTCGTGGAGGCCAATGAGATATCCGTTGAGAACGTCGCTGGCGTGTTCCGCGGCCAGCTGCTGATAGCGACGGTCGCCATAGTGTCCTTCCTTGCGCTCATGTATGTTTCTGACAGGCTGGTAGTAGTAGGCAATGCCAAGGGGCGGATCGTTCAGGGGTCGTTTGCGATCGCACTGATGGTTGCAATAGGTATCGGCCTGCATAACTTGGGTGAGGGCCTTGCCATAGGTGGGGCGATGCTGGTGGGAGAAGTGGCCCTCAGCACATTCCTGATAGTGGGCTTTACACTGCACAACACGACAGAAGGGCTGGCCATAGTGGCACCGATGGCAAAAGAAAAGCCAAGGATTTCGTACTTGGTGGCGCTTGGGATCATTGCCGGAGCTCCAGCAATACTGGGCACTTGGATAGGCGGGTTTGTTGCATCGCCTGTTGCATCCATAGTCTTCCTTGCAATAGGGGCCGGAGCCGTGTTTCAAGTGGTGGTAGCGATAGGCAGGTTTGTCAGTCGGTCAAGCGGCGGCAAGCTCCTGACTGGGCCTACTGCCGCCGGCTTTGCAGTCGGCATACTGGTAATGTACCTCACTGCGCTCTTGATTTGA
- a CDS encoding glycosyltransferase, with protein MLENLLIAVATFFWLSYVPIAILSVWRIFKNRKVFVEQDLRRIHNDPAIIFQITTRSATRTPVVRRGILSIRSSAHKVNFYNYQISIVTDDPDDIRTLASERCEVVVVNKDFRTNAIKKGRALQYAVEHRRRAGTNTSKHWIFHMDDESYVTPQTILALLKFIREGKGVASEGPIFYPLKFESANRLTAIAESIRPFACYDCVSQMTHPPPLHMHGSNLLIRSDIEDDIEWNFGPTLAEDQMFGFKVYEKYGHGSMGWHGGILLEQPPLNLKDHFFQRRRWVLGTMQNLQKFPRWHRYKLMFKSITYFLGFASAAASAAFSVNNYLLPMLLSPSYYLNYNIAAWQTKLSTISFDTIAQSIASTSPVELSVAPIMLFTSLVWLASYQTGLFLNLRYSKIGWVKRLLFHMQALLLCPLIGLVETFPAFWATIEYLVKKKRTAEKMPVYDFYVVSK; from the coding sequence GTGCTTGAAAACCTGTTGATAGCTGTTGCCACGTTCTTTTGGCTTTCATATGTCCCGATTGCCATCCTCTCTGTGTGGAGGATCTTCAAAAACAGAAAAGTGTTCGTAGAGCAGGACTTGCGCCGAATACACAATGACCCTGCGATAATATTCCAGATTACGACGCGCTCGGCAACCAGGACGCCGGTGGTAAGGCGCGGAATATTGTCGATAAGAAGTTCCGCGCACAAGGTGAACTTTTACAACTACCAGATCTCCATAGTGACGGACGATCCTGACGATATCCGGACTCTGGCCAGCGAAAGGTGCGAAGTGGTAGTAGTTAACAAAGACTTTCGCACAAACGCGATAAAGAAAGGGAGGGCATTGCAGTACGCTGTAGAGCACCGCCGGCGGGCAGGCACAAACACAAGCAAGCACTGGATATTCCACATGGACGACGAAAGCTATGTGACCCCTCAGACGATTCTTGCGCTGCTCAAGTTCATAAGGGAGGGCAAGGGGGTCGCGTCGGAGGGCCCGATATTTTACCCACTCAAGTTCGAGTCTGCAAACCGGTTGACAGCAATAGCCGAGTCGATAAGGCCATTTGCCTGCTACGACTGCGTCTCGCAGATGACGCACCCGCCCCCACTCCACATGCACGGGAGCAACCTGCTTATCCGGTCGGATATCGAAGACGACATCGAATGGAACTTTGGGCCGACCCTTGCAGAAGACCAGATGTTCGGCTTCAAAGTCTATGAAAAATACGGCCACGGGTCGATGGGATGGCACGGCGGCATACTCTTGGAACAACCACCGCTCAACCTTAAGGACCACTTTTTCCAGAGGCGCAGGTGGGTCCTTGGTACGATGCAGAATCTGCAAAAGTTTCCCCGCTGGCACAGGTACAAGCTGATGTTCAAGTCGATAACCTACTTTCTGGGGTTCGCTTCTGCAGCCGCATCTGCCGCCTTCTCGGTGAACAACTACCTGCTGCCAATGCTCCTTTCGCCTTCCTACTATCTGAACTACAATATCGCTGCGTGGCAGACCAAGCTATCGACCATCTCGTTTGACACAATAGCGCAATCGATCGCAAGCACAAGCCCTGTCGAGCTATCAGTTGCCCCGATCATGCTCTTTACTTCGCTGGTCTGGCTTGCTTCATACCAGACGGGGCTTTTTTTGAATCTACGATATTCAAAGATAGGTTGGGTAAAGAGGCTGCTGTTCCATATGCAGGCATTGCTGCTATGCCCTCTTATCGGACTGGTAGAGACGTTCCCGGCGTTCTGGGCCACAATAGAATATCTCGTCAAGAAGAAGCGGACTGCAGAAAAGATGCCCGTCTACGACTTTTACGTCGTGAGCAAGTGA
- the rnz gene encoding ribonuclease Z — protein sequence MANMQLVFLGTSSAAPTVERGLSSIALMRGGELLLFDAGEGMQRNFIKAGLGMNRKMKIFISHMHADHCVGLLGLLQTMALQGRERSIDIYGEPRVKEFLEENMRIINFGLTFDVIVHTIKNEGVVVKEDEYQVTCCEASHSIPSFAYCLEEFDRPGAFNVKEAKRLGIPEGELYSKLQHGQDIVYKGKKIRSSQIVGPPRKGRKVGISGDTRPTDKLAKFFHGCDVLVFESTYSQDKQQKAIENWHSTAAEAAAIAKKAKVGRLFLTHFSARYDETSVLVKEASAIHPNVEAAEDLKVVEIPYP from the coding sequence ATGGCAAACATGCAGCTCGTCTTCTTGGGAACCTCGTCGGCCGCGCCGACCGTCGAGCGCGGGCTGTCCTCCATAGCCCTTATGAGAGGAGGCGAGTTGTTGCTCTTTGACGCCGGCGAGGGGATGCAGCGCAACTTCATCAAGGCCGGCCTTGGCATGAACAGAAAGATGAAGATCTTTATCAGCCACATGCATGCAGACCACTGCGTCGGGCTGCTTGGTCTGCTCCAGACGATGGCGCTGCAGGGAAGGGAAAGGAGCATTGACATTTACGGCGAGCCAAGGGTCAAGGAATTCCTTGAAGAGAACATGCGGATAATCAACTTTGGGCTGACTTTTGACGTGATTGTCCACACGATAAAAAATGAAGGCGTCGTGGTGAAAGAAGACGAGTATCAGGTCACATGCTGCGAAGCCTCGCATTCAATCCCGTCCTTTGCGTACTGCCTTGAGGAGTTTGACAGGCCCGGCGCGTTCAATGTCAAAGAGGCAAAGAGGCTCGGGATACCAGAGGGCGAGCTGTACAGCAAACTTCAGCACGGGCAGGACATCGTCTACAAGGGCAAAAAGATAAGGTCAAGCCAGATAGTCGGACCGCCGCGCAAGGGCAGAAAGGTGGGCATATCTGGCGACACTAGGCCAACTGACAAGCTTGCAAAATTCTTCCATGGGTGTGACGTGCTTGTCTTTGAATCAACCTACAGCCAAGACAAGCAACAAAAAGCGATCGAGAACTGGCACTCTACTGCAGCAGAAGCGGCAGCGATAGCCAAGAAGGCCAAAGTCGGCAGGCTCTTTCTGACGCACTTTAGCGCCCGCTACGACGAAACCTCGGTTCTCGTAAAGGAGGCAAGTGCCATCCATCCCAATGTCGAGGCGGCTGAGGACCTGAAGGTTGTAGAAATCCCATACCCCTAA
- a CDS encoding EF-Tu/IF-2/RF-3 family GTPase — MNSINFVVLGDSSIAVQLGKKGTATDIVIYDRKTADTVYTWTAPTTFPDKIQSLMQAVNIAEYAILNVAKLDKFLGEQIMALDSVGLADGFVFHSYEVDREKLKMLLKGTTLANYQFVDSVDQLKQEMAKLKPKKNADGPLTIPIDHAFDVKGVGTVALGVVKQGTIKVYDELVLLPGKKNVFVKSIQMHDDPVESSSSPARVGLAIKGVSVDDISRGDVICAPDDAVKVSSGAIAVKFAKSPFFKGDLPENHTYMVSVGMQVKAAKVKFEGETLQVTPEKPIVYKQGQTLVLLKPDSQGTRIAGKGSIR; from the coding sequence TTGAACAGCATCAACTTTGTCGTACTGGGCGACTCTAGTATCGCCGTGCAGCTTGGGAAAAAGGGGACTGCAACAGACATTGTAATCTATGATCGCAAGACCGCGGACACGGTCTATACGTGGACTGCACCCACCACATTCCCTGACAAGATACAGTCGCTCATGCAGGCAGTCAACATCGCCGAGTATGCTATACTGAATGTCGCCAAGCTGGACAAGTTCCTCGGCGAGCAGATAATGGCGCTTGATTCAGTCGGCCTTGCCGACGGGTTCGTGTTCCACTCGTACGAAGTGGACAGGGAAAAACTGAAAATGCTCCTGAAAGGCACGACACTTGCCAACTACCAGTTTGTCGATTCGGTTGACCAGCTAAAGCAGGAAATGGCAAAGCTCAAGCCCAAGAAGAATGCTGATGGTCCCCTCACAATCCCGATCGACCATGCATTTGACGTAAAAGGAGTTGGGACTGTCGCGCTGGGGGTTGTCAAGCAGGGCACCATCAAGGTCTATGACGAGCTTGTTCTGCTTCCGGGCAAAAAGAACGTCTTTGTCAAGTCGATACAGATGCACGATGATCCTGTCGAAAGCTCATCAAGCCCTGCAAGGGTCGGGCTTGCGATCAAGGGAGTGAGCGTTGACGACATTTCCCGGGGCGACGTGATATGCGCACCCGATGATGCAGTCAAGGTCTCGTCAGGCGCGATTGCAGTCAAGTTTGCCAAGAGCCCGTTCTTCAAAGGAGACCTGCCGGAAAACCACACATACATGGTCTCTGTAGGAATGCAGGTCAAGGCTGCAAAGGTGAAATTTGAGGGCGAGACACTACAGGTGACGCCGGAAAAGCCGATCGTATACAAGCAGGGCCAGACGCTCGTGCTGCTCAAGCCGGACAGCCAGGGGACAAGGATAGCAGGAAAAGGGTCGATACGGTAA
- a CDS encoding ribose-phosphate diphosphokinase, translating to MSEISIITGPASSDLADKIAKKLDAQMVAAELRIFSDGESKIKMAGRADKKNCVIVQSTYPPTDTHLMQTLMLAKKCSDDGALDVCAVIPYLAYARQDRAFLEGEVVSIALVAKLLEAAGVRHVITVDIHSQLAMSHFASIQNVSSIPLLAEYASRIMKLHRLVAVSPDAGGTDRVKEFARLLKTDTIALKKSRDRTTGEVTIEEKLDLDVSGRDTILVDDMISSGESIVKAVGVLRRNGAGKVYAMCAHALLIGDAAQKIKQAGVQDIIATNSIPGEYARVDLSPAIAEAVKSRYYY from the coding sequence TTGTCAGAAATATCGATAATAACAGGGCCGGCTTCGTCTGATCTTGCGGACAAGATTGCAAAGAAGCTCGATGCTCAGATGGTGGCTGCAGAGCTGAGGATATTTTCAGACGGCGAGAGCAAGATCAAGATGGCAGGCAGAGCAGACAAGAAGAACTGTGTTATCGTCCAGTCAACCTATCCACCCACCGACACACACCTCATGCAGACGCTCATGCTGGCAAAAAAATGCTCTGACGACGGAGCCCTTGATGTATGCGCAGTTATACCCTACCTCGCCTATGCCCGGCAGGACAGGGCTTTTCTCGAAGGCGAAGTCGTGAGTATAGCGCTCGTTGCAAAGTTGCTTGAAGCGGCAGGCGTCAGGCATGTCATAACAGTCGACATCCACAGCCAGCTTGCCATGTCGCATTTTGCAAGCATCCAAAATGTTTCTTCGATCCCGCTCTTGGCAGAGTATGCGTCAAGAATAATGAAGCTGCACAGGCTAGTCGCGGTGTCACCGGACGCAGGCGGGACGGATAGAGTAAAAGAGTTTGCAAGGCTCTTGAAGACGGACACAATCGCGCTGAAAAAGTCGCGTGACAGGACGACTGGCGAGGTGACGATTGAGGAGAAGCTCGATCTTGATGTTTCAGGCAGGGACACGATACTAGTAGACGATATGATAAGCAGCGGCGAGAGCATTGTCAAGGCCGTGGGGGTGCTGCGCAGAAATGGAGCAGGCAAGGTATACGCAATGTGCGCCCACGCGCTCTTGATAGGCGATGCCGCCCAAAAGATCAAGCAAGCTGGCGTGCAGGATATTATCGCGACCAATTCCATTCCCGGCGAGTATGCCAGAGTAGACCTGAGCCCGGCTATAGCTGAAGCCGTCAAGTCTCGCTATTATTATTAG
- a CDS encoding CFI-box-CTERM domain-containing protein, whose protein sequence is MSKKHVRLLPAVVAIVILIASITQQAYAEFSFHNQFSHVDDNGILHILGVIRNDSDTAMENVLITVSFYDSEGNLLNEFSRVPALEAINAGESSPFEILYLDQGAVDRVENFTLSATGQTTTESKEKQLKIISANSRLDLLGTYYINAAARNEGEETATNAIMVATLYDRDDRVIAVSKALAEAGPGSSNITAGSQAPFGIAITERTQTYRAVSYSLVAYSDQYISDTVVLQTSGHGLSSGNNNQTQSGCLIATAAFGSELAPQVQQLRSFRDGIALKTSAGSSFMNVFNAWYYSFSPSVASYERHAPWFQNTVRTLIHPLLGILTLSTSIYDSLAFFFNNELGIVASGITASSLIGLVYFAPLGIALGIAGRRKRWNMSKAKTVLACSWAASIVAIALAELAGGIMGPVMMFGTSLLVLSTISTAVIAIARAVKL, encoded by the coding sequence ATGTCCAAAAAACACGTGCGGCTCCTGCCAGCAGTCGTCGCTATTGTTATTCTGATTGCGTCGATTACGCAGCAGGCGTATGCCGAGTTCTCATTCCATAACCAGTTTTCCCATGTAGACGACAACGGAATCCTTCACATCCTTGGAGTGATCAGGAACGATTCTGACACCGCGATGGAGAATGTGCTCATCACCGTTTCATTTTATGATAGCGAGGGCAACCTTCTTAATGAATTCTCAAGAGTCCCTGCGCTGGAGGCGATAAACGCCGGCGAATCATCGCCGTTTGAAATATTGTACCTGGATCAGGGTGCAGTTGACAGGGTGGAAAACTTTACGCTGTCAGCTACGGGGCAGACAACAACCGAATCAAAGGAAAAGCAGTTGAAAATCATATCGGCAAACTCGCGGCTAGACCTGCTGGGCACCTATTACATCAATGCGGCAGCAAGAAATGAGGGAGAAGAGACGGCTACCAATGCTATCATGGTAGCGACATTGTACGACAGGGACGACAGAGTGATAGCTGTCAGCAAGGCTCTGGCCGAAGCTGGCCCGGGAAGCTCGAACATCACAGCCGGCTCCCAAGCGCCTTTTGGCATCGCAATTACGGAAAGAACACAGACTTATCGTGCTGTCAGCTACTCGCTTGTGGCATACTCTGATCAGTACATATCTGACACGGTGGTCTTGCAGACATCAGGTCACGGCCTATCAAGCGGTAATAATAACCAGACGCAGAGCGGCTGCCTCATCGCAACGGCCGCATTTGGCAGCGAACTGGCACCACAGGTACAGCAGCTGCGCTCATTCAGGGATGGCATTGCGCTCAAGACATCTGCAGGAAGCAGCTTCATGAATGTGTTCAACGCATGGTACTACTCGTTCAGCCCCTCTGTCGCCAGTTACGAAAGGCATGCGCCGTGGTTTCAAAATACGGTCAGAACTCTGATCCATCCGCTGCTTGGAATACTTACCTTGAGTACTTCTATCTATGACTCGCTGGCATTTTTCTTCAACAACGAGCTTGGCATAGTGGCATCTGGGATAACCGCCAGCTCGCTAATAGGTTTGGTATACTTTGCCCCGCTTGGCATTGCACTTGGCATAGCCGGCAGAAGAAAAAGATGGAACATGTCAAAGGCAAAAACTGTTTTGGCATGCTCGTGGGCTGCAAGCATCGTCGCAATCGCGCTTGCTGAGCTTGCAGGAGGAATAATGGGGCCAGTCATGATGTTTGGCACCTCGCTCCTTGTGCTATCGACAATAAGCACGGCAGTCATTGCAATTGCCCGCGCCGTCAAATTGTAA
- a CDS encoding winged helix-turn-helix domain-containing protein has product MKYRSRTDIVSQILEAANGGATKTKIMYKAYLSYAQLKEYLAVLVENGLLEFEKGTQTYKTTSKGLQFLKTYSQIGGLIIPDTGAEK; this is encoded by the coding sequence ATGAAATATAGAAGCAGAACTGACATTGTTTCGCAGATACTTGAAGCTGCGAACGGTGGCGCGACAAAGACCAAGATAATGTACAAAGCGTACCTATCATATGCGCAGCTAAAGGAGTATCTTGCAGTCCTTGTAGAGAATGGTCTGCTGGAATTTGAGAAGGGAACGCAGACTTACAAGACCACTTCAAAGGGCCTGCAGTTCCTGAAGACATACAGCCAGATCGGAGGCCTCATCATCCCTGATACCGGGGCTGAAAAGTAA